One window of the Desulforhopalus sp. genome contains the following:
- the glmS gene encoding glutamine--fructose-6-phosphate transaminase (isomerizing), with the protein MCGIVGYVGSRRVVPVILEGLRRLEYRGYDSAGIVYLQDGKLIKHRSEGKLSQLEAIIDDAIIAPAHIGLGHTRWATHGAPTTANAHPHSDCTGNLVVIHNGIIENYHSLREELREKGHIFTSQTDTEVIAHLIEDYLQDDLVAAVKKAIGRVEGSYAIGVLWTGMPDALVAVRNQSPLVLGVSKDQGTFLASDIPALLPYTKEVIFMDDMELAILRADGHQIFSLATGLPVEKEVKTINWNAAMAEKAGFKHFMLKEIFEEPQAITNTVSGRINPETGEVVLPEIGLSKADLAGIDRIFLVACGTSWHAALVAKYWIEAYAHIPVEVDIASEFRYRHLLINERVLTISISQSGETADTLAGIRIAKAMGSKIITICNVVGSTMTREAHGTVYTHAGPEIGVASTKAFVSQLAALFLFTLYLAQKKGTLDKHLVLELGRELIGIAGVIDRELPRIQKEIEQLIERYYDSRDFLFVGRGLNFPIALEGALKLKEISYIHAEGYASGELKHGPIALIDKDMPVLALVPQDEVYQKSISNVEEIKARQGRIILIGTEGDSHLRTITDDVIYLPEVHSAMNPILYTIPAQLLAYEIATKRGCDVDQPRNLAKSVTVE; encoded by the coding sequence ATGTGTGGTATCGTTGGTTATGTTGGGTCACGGCGGGTTGTTCCGGTCATTCTTGAAGGCCTGCGGCGACTGGAATATCGCGGCTACGACTCGGCCGGCATTGTCTATCTGCAGGATGGCAAACTGATCAAACACCGGTCGGAAGGGAAACTGTCGCAGCTTGAGGCGATAATCGACGATGCGATCATTGCCCCGGCCCATATCGGCCTTGGCCATACCCGCTGGGCCACCCACGGCGCGCCGACGACCGCCAATGCCCATCCCCATAGCGATTGCACCGGCAATTTGGTGGTCATCCATAACGGCATTATTGAAAACTACCATTCCCTGCGCGAGGAATTACGGGAAAAGGGCCATATCTTTACCTCCCAGACCGACACCGAGGTCATTGCCCACCTGATCGAGGACTATTTGCAGGACGATCTGGTGGCTGCGGTGAAAAAGGCCATCGGCAGGGTCGAGGGCTCTTACGCCATCGGCGTTCTGTGGACGGGCATGCCCGATGCCCTGGTGGCGGTGCGCAATCAGAGCCCGCTGGTACTCGGGGTCAGCAAGGACCAGGGGACCTTTCTTGCCTCGGACATCCCGGCCCTCCTGCCCTATACCAAGGAGGTTATCTTCATGGACGATATGGAGCTGGCCATCCTGCGCGCCGACGGCCATCAGATCTTTTCGCTTGCCACCGGCCTGCCCGTGGAAAAAGAGGTAAAGACCATCAACTGGAACGCGGCGATGGCTGAAAAGGCCGGTTTTAAACATTTCATGCTGAAGGAGATCTTCGAGGAGCCGCAGGCGATTACCAATACGGTGAGCGGCCGCATCAATCCGGAAACCGGCGAGGTGGTGCTGCCGGAGATAGGTCTCAGCAAGGCTGATCTGGCCGGCATTGACCGGATTTTTCTCGTGGCCTGCGGCACCTCCTGGCATGCCGCCCTTGTCGCCAAATACTGGATAGAGGCATACGCACACATCCCGGTGGAGGTCGATATCGCCTCGGAATTCCGGTATCGGCACCTCCTCATCAACGAGCGGGTACTGACCATCTCCATCTCACAATCCGGGGAGACCGCCGACACCCTGGCCGGGATTCGCATCGCCAAGGCGATGGGCTCAAAGATCATCACCATCTGCAATGTGGTCGGCTCGACCATGACCCGCGAGGCCCATGGCACGGTGTACACCCATGCCGGCCCGGAGATCGGCGTTGCCTCCACCAAGGCCTTCGTCTCCCAGCTGGCGGCCCTCTTTCTCTTTACCCTCTATCTCGCCCAGAAAAAAGGGACCCTTGACAAGCATCTGGTGCTTGAACTCGGCCGGGAATTGATCGGTATCGCCGGTGTCATTGACCGCGAGCTGCCGCGTATCCAAAAGGAAATTGAGCAGCTTATTGAAAGATATTACGATAGCCGGGATTTTCTCTTTGTCGGACGTGGCCTCAATTTCCCGATCGCCCTGGAGGGAGCCCTCAAGCTCAAGGAGATCTCTTATATCCACGCCGAAGGCTACGCCTCGGGGGAACTGAAGCACGGCCCGATTGCCCTGATCGACAAGGACATGCCGGTGCTAGCCCTGGTACCGCAGGATGAGGTCTATCAGAAATCGATTTCCAACGTCGAGGAGATCAAGGCTCGGCAGGGGCGGATCATCCTTATCGGTACCGAAGGGGACAGCCATCTGCGAACGATCACCGATGACGTTATCTATCTCCCCGAGGTGCATTCGGCGATGAATCCCATCCTCTACACCATTCCGGCCCAGCTGCTGGCCTACGAGATCGCCACCAAACGCGGCTGCGATGTCGATCAACCGCGCAACCTGGCCAAGAGTGTTACCGTCGAATAG
- a CDS encoding erythrose-4-phosphate dehydrogenase, producing MTFQVAINGYGRIGQSVLRAIYSSPFRSKMRIVAINDLADIETLTYLTRYDTTHGRFPYPLRFDKDFLYIGEDPIRIINQADPGKLPWRELGIDLLFECSGSFFDLAPAESHLAQGARRLLLSHPSLPQVDATIIYGYNQELLRSNHRIVSNASCTTNCIVPILDILHREFGIESGVTTTIHSAMNDQPVIDTYHHTNLRLTRSALHSIIPVDTGLAKGISRLMPHLANRFECLHVRVPTINVSLMDLAINVEKNTTVTEINAIMARESQSRLKGLLGYTEEPHASVDFNTDPRSAVVDGTQTRVSGGRLIKMLCWFDNEWAFASRMLDVANHWLSLPSET from the coding sequence ATGACTTTTCAAGTTGCCATCAACGGTTACGGGCGAATCGGCCAGAGCGTGCTGCGTGCCATCTATTCAAGCCCGTTCAGGTCGAAGATGCGGATCGTCGCCATCAACGATCTGGCCGACATTGAAACCCTCACCTACCTGACCCGCTACGATACCACCCATGGCCGCTTTCCGTATCCCCTCCGCTTTGACAAGGATTTCCTGTATATAGGCGAAGACCCGATACGCATCATCAACCAGGCGGACCCGGGCAAGCTGCCCTGGCGTGAGCTTGGCATCGATCTGCTCTTTGAATGCTCCGGCTCCTTTTTCGATCTGGCCCCCGCTGAATCGCACCTGGCACAGGGGGCCAGACGGCTGCTCCTGTCACACCCCTCCCTGCCACAGGTGGATGCAACCATCATCTATGGCTATAACCAGGAACTGCTGCGCAGCAACCACCGCATCGTCTCCAACGCCTCGTGCACTACCAACTGCATCGTGCCGATTCTTGATATCCTGCACCGGGAGTTCGGTATCGAGAGCGGCGTCACCACCACCATCCATTCGGCGATGAACGACCAACCAGTGATCGATACCTACCATCACACCAATCTCCGCCTGACCCGCAGCGCCCTGCACTCGATCATCCCGGTCGACACTGGCCTGGCCAAAGGCATCAGCCGGCTCATGCCGCATCTGGCAAATCGTTTCGAATGCCTGCATGTGCGGGTGCCGACCATCAATGTCTCGCTGATGGACCTGGCCATCAACGTCGAAAAGAACACAACCGTAACCGAGATCAACGCCATCATGGCCAGGGAATCACAGAGCAGGCTCAAGGGGCTGCTCGGGTATACCGAAGAACCGCACGCCTCCGTCGACTTCAACACCGATCCCCGTTCGGCGGTCGTTGATGGCACCCAGACCAGGGTCAGCGGCGGACGACTAATCAAGATGCTCTGCTGGTTTGATAACGAATGGGCCTTTGCAAGCCGCATGCTGGACGTGGCCAACCACTGGCTTTCACTGCCGTCCGAAACCTAG
- the cobO gene encoding cob(I)yrinic acid a,c-diamide adenosyltransferase: MARKGEAMNEDGRIIVITGNGKGKTTAALGAAFRALGHGQKVCVIQFLKGQGKYGERLMAGKTDNLDWFICGKGFVFNKENIEEDRDVARDGFALAEEKILSDLYDLVILDEITYLPHYDFLAVEHIVGLLRQKPKRLSVILTGRNADPQLVEVADTVSNIQCIKHAYEKGIKAQKGIEF, translated from the coding sequence ATCGCCAGGAAGGGAGAGGCTATGAACGAAGACGGCAGGATAATTGTAATCACCGGCAACGGTAAGGGGAAGACTACCGCTGCTCTCGGCGCGGCATTTCGGGCACTTGGCCACGGGCAAAAGGTATGCGTCATTCAGTTTTTAAAGGGTCAGGGGAAATATGGCGAGCGGCTGATGGCCGGCAAGACCGACAACCTCGATTGGTTTATCTGTGGCAAGGGCTTTGTTTTTAATAAGGAAAATATCGAAGAGGATCGCGATGTCGCCCGAGATGGCTTTGCCCTTGCCGAGGAAAAGATTCTCAGCGACCTCTATGATCTGGTGATTCTCGATGAGATTACCTATCTGCCGCACTACGATTTCCTGGCTGTTGAGCATATCGTTGGTTTGCTGCGGCAAAAACCAAAGCGTCTGTCGGTCATCCTGACCGGTAGAAATGCCGATCCGCAGTTGGTGGAAGTTGCCGATACCGTTTCGAACATCCAATGCATCAAACACGCCTACGAAAAAGGCATTAAAGCCCAGAAAGGCATAGAATTCTGA
- a CDS encoding CoA transferase: MPQQGVLTGIRVLDLSRMLPGPYCSMILGDHGAQVIAIEDKKFQSDGLFFSDLNRNKRHLSLNLKSPQGMEVFFRLVEKADVILEGFRPGVVERLGVDYQTVRQKNPRIIYCSISGFGQTGPARLRAGHDVNYLSASGVLSLIGEKHRPPAIPGVQVADIAGGGLNAVIGILLALLARERTGEGQYIDISMTDGMVGFLSLPYYFARQNGQPPQQGDALLSHRYACYNTYETADGRYLALGAVENKFWRGLCDHLQCPEYIALQYDETRRQEIIDFLRQTFLGKTLAAWEAELAGLDICCTVVRTMDEVLTNELFQEREMVYSYTDANGAERHGFGIPVKLSRTPGSIRTMPTAFGAATREILAEAGYTDDQIAAMVAGGVV, translated from the coding sequence ATGCCACAGCAAGGTGTTTTGACAGGAATTCGGGTGCTCGATTTGTCGCGGATGCTCCCCGGCCCCTATTGTTCGATGATTCTTGGCGATCACGGTGCCCAGGTCATTGCCATCGAGGATAAAAAGTTTCAGAGCGACGGCCTGTTTTTCAGCGATTTGAACCGCAATAAACGCCACCTGTCGTTGAATCTGAAAAGCCCGCAAGGCATGGAGGTATTCTTCCGGCTGGTGGAGAAGGCCGATGTCATCCTTGAGGGTTTTCGCCCCGGGGTTGTGGAGCGGCTGGGGGTGGATTACCAGACGGTACGGCAGAAAAATCCCCGGATCATCTACTGCTCGATTAGTGGTTTCGGTCAGACCGGTCCCGCACGTCTCCGGGCCGGCCACGATGTCAATTATTTGAGCGCCTCGGGGGTGCTCAGCCTTATTGGCGAGAAGCACCGGCCGCCGGCCATCCCCGGCGTGCAGGTCGCCGACATTGCCGGCGGTGGACTGAATGCGGTCATTGGCATCCTCTTGGCCCTGCTTGCCAGGGAAAGAACCGGCGAAGGCCAGTATATCGATATCTCAATGACCGACGGTATGGTCGGCTTTCTTTCCCTGCCGTATTATTTTGCCCGGCAAAACGGACAGCCTCCGCAACAAGGTGATGCCCTGCTTTCCCATCGCTACGCCTGCTACAACACCTATGAAACCGCCGACGGCCGGTATCTCGCCCTCGGCGCCGTCGAAAACAAGTTCTGGCGCGGACTTTGTGATCACCTGCAGTGTCCGGAATATATTGCCCTGCAGTATGACGAGACACGGCGGCAAGAGATCATCGACTTTCTTCGCCAAACCTTTCTCGGCAAGACCCTTGCCGCCTGGGAAGCGGAGCTGGCAGGTCTTGACATCTGCTGCACGGTGGTCAGAACCATGGATGAGGTCCTGACCAACGAGCTGTTTCAAGAGCGGGAGATGGTTTACAGCTACACCGACGCCAACGGGGCAGAGCGCCACGGCTTTGGGATCCCGGTGAAGCTGAGCAGGACACCGGGCAGCATCAGGACGATGCCCACTGCCTTCGGGGCGGCAACCAGGGAGATTCTGGCCGAGGCCGGGTACACGGACGACCAGATAGCCGCCATGGTCGCCGGAGGTGTGGTGTAG
- a CDS encoding transglutaminase family protein: MSEDLNQYLLPTFFLDFDSPEVAAFANGVCREEKMPMNRALALYYAVRDQIKYDPYDLRYSPEAMKASSVLKKQSGYCVAKAVLLAAVGRQQGIPCRLGFADVTNHLSTAKLRAMMGTDLFVYHGYTEMYLQEKWVKATPAFNLALCTKFGVVPLEFDGIHDSIFHPYDTHGQRHMEYVKDHGHFADLPFARIFEAYGKTYPRFFENFGGQLSDFAADAAAELGQK; the protein is encoded by the coding sequence ATGTCTGAAGACCTTAATCAGTACCTGCTGCCCACCTTCTTCCTCGATTTCGACAGCCCCGAGGTGGCGGCTTTTGCAAACGGCGTCTGCCGCGAGGAAAAAATGCCGATGAACCGGGCACTTGCCCTGTACTACGCGGTGCGCGACCAAATCAAGTACGATCCCTACGATCTGCGCTACTCTCCTGAGGCGATGAAGGCCAGCTCGGTCCTCAAAAAACAATCCGGCTATTGCGTTGCTAAGGCGGTTCTGCTGGCTGCGGTCGGCAGGCAACAGGGCATCCCCTGCCGCCTGGGCTTCGCCGATGTCACCAATCACCTGTCAACCGCCAAACTGCGGGCGATGATGGGCACCGACCTCTTTGTCTACCACGGCTATACGGAGATGTACCTGCAGGAAAAATGGGTCAAGGCGACCCCCGCCTTCAACCTGGCGCTATGCACCAAGTTTGGCGTGGTCCCTCTTGAGTTTGACGGCATCCATGACTCGATCTTTCATCCCTACGACACCCATGGCCAAAGACACATGGAATATGTAAAGGATCACGGTCACTTCGCCGACCTGCCCTTTGCCAGAATCTTCGAGGCCTACGGCAAAACCTACCCGAGATTCTTTGAGAACTTCGGCGGGCAACTAAGCGATTTTGCGGCAGACGCGGCAGCTGAACTGGGACAGAAGTAG
- a CDS encoding crotonase/enoyl-CoA hydratase family protein, translated as MNQNHFYLVEKQGPIAWVYLNRPEKKNAMGPAAWTEPLAIFAGLDEDPEIRVVIVAGKGSCFSAGIDLQGMVPQLPELMDKNQSGATKWRFLPKIRQLQNGISAIEKCRKPVIAAIHGHCVGAGLDMATACDIRICSADAQFSLKEAAVGFVADVGVLQRIPLIVGQGYARELAYTARTIDAAKAKEILLVNEVCPDQQALMERALTLATEIAGNSPLAVQASKDVLNYCVGKSIDDGLKYVASISANIIPSRDLQEAVTAFAEKRKPQFTGT; from the coding sequence ATGAATCAAAACCACTTCTATCTTGTTGAAAAGCAGGGTCCCATCGCCTGGGTATACCTCAATCGTCCGGAAAAGAAAAACGCCATGGGCCCGGCGGCCTGGACGGAGCCGCTGGCTATCTTTGCCGGCCTCGATGAAGACCCGGAGATTCGGGTAGTCATTGTCGCCGGCAAGGGATCCTGCTTCTCGGCAGGAATTGATCTCCAGGGAATGGTTCCCCAACTTCCTGAACTCATGGATAAAAACCAATCAGGTGCCACCAAATGGCGCTTTCTCCCGAAGATCAGGCAGCTCCAGAACGGCATCTCGGCCATTGAAAAATGCCGAAAACCGGTCATTGCCGCCATTCACGGCCATTGCGTCGGGGCCGGACTCGACATGGCCACCGCCTGCGACATCCGTATCTGTTCAGCGGACGCCCAGTTCTCCTTGAAAGAGGCGGCGGTCGGTTTTGTCGCCGATGTCGGCGTTCTCCAACGCATCCCTTTGATCGTCGGCCAGGGTTATGCCCGGGAACTGGCCTATACCGCAAGAACTATCGATGCCGCCAAGGCCAAAGAGATCCTTCTGGTAAACGAGGTCTGCCCCGACCAACAGGCCCTCATGGAAAGAGCCCTGACACTGGCCACCGAGATCGCCGGCAACTCGCCGCTGGCCGTCCAGGCATCGAAGGACGTCCTCAATTATTGCGTAGGGAAATCGATCGATGACGGCCTGAAATATGTGGCCTCGATCAGCGCTAATATCATCCCCTCCAGGGACTTACAGGAGGCGGTGACCGCCTTCGCCGAAAAACGCAAACCACAATTTACCGGAACCTGA
- a CDS encoding CGGC domain-containing protein — MPLKIAILVREETTKRCTGKGCLRSFFEKTESFARYRGQHVELVAFFHTGGDLDHKLAKLKKSGVEVIHLSTCLRGKDPNYHRFIEQVSRDFTVVGYTHGSEEAKVPSPFPVSSKG; from the coding sequence TTGCCATTAAAAATCGCCATCCTGGTACGGGAAGAAACCACCAAGCGTTGTACCGGTAAAGGTTGTCTGCGCAGCTTTTTTGAAAAAACTGAAAGCTTTGCCAGGTATCGTGGGCAACACGTTGAATTGGTAGCATTCTTTCATACCGGCGGTGACCTTGACCATAAACTTGCGAAACTGAAGAAGTCCGGGGTCGAGGTTATCCATCTGTCGACCTGTCTGCGCGGCAAGGACCCCAATTACCACCGGTTTATTGAGCAGGTTTCCAGGGATTTTACCGTGGTTGGCTACACCCACGGCTCAGAAGAGGCGAAGGTCCCGAGCCCTTTTCCCGTTTCCAGCAAAGGGTAA
- a CDS encoding CoA pyrophosphatase produces the protein MAVIDLLCTEKLRQDIAGKIAGHQRLALPPAKLRQAAVALCVVDYCGEGDLDGLAPVPLDSAALILTRRAKTMKNHPGQWALPGGRLDAGESPEQAALRELNEEVGLELTPDRVFGCLDDFITRSGFIITPVVVWGGPGVVLVKNDREVSSIHRIPCAELLRRDAPLLETVGGDHQPVLFMPVGDTWIAAPTAAMLLQFREVALLGREIRVGHYEQPTFAWR, from the coding sequence GTGGCCGTCATCGATCTTCTCTGCACCGAAAAACTACGGCAGGATATCGCCGGAAAAATCGCAGGTCATCAGCGGCTTGCCCTGCCGCCGGCCAAATTGCGGCAAGCGGCGGTGGCGCTCTGCGTCGTTGACTATTGCGGCGAGGGCGATTTGGACGGCCTTGCTCCGGTGCCACTTGATAGCGCTGCCCTAATTTTGACGAGAAGGGCAAAAACCATGAAGAATCATCCGGGGCAGTGGGCCTTGCCGGGCGGTCGCCTGGATGCCGGTGAAAGCCCGGAACAGGCCGCCCTCCGTGAACTGAACGAGGAGGTTGGCCTGGAACTGACGCCCGACCGGGTGTTTGGCTGCCTTGATGACTTTATAACCAGATCCGGGTTCATCATCACGCCGGTGGTGGTTTGGGGCGGGCCCGGGGTCGTGCTCGTCAAGAACGACCGCGAGGTCTCCTCGATCCACCGCATTCCCTGCGCCGAATTGTTACGCCGTGATGCACCCCTGCTCGAAACCGTCGGCGGCGATCACCAACCGGTGCTTTTCATGCCGGTTGGTGACACCTGGATTGCCGCCCCGACCGCTGCCATGCTCCTTCAATTTCGCGAGGTCGCACTTCTCGGGCGGGAGATCAGGGTCGGTCATTACGAACAACCCACCTTTGCCTGGCGGTAA
- a CDS encoding methylmalonyl-CoA mutase family protein — translation MNANVVVYRPKNLVRVITATSLFDGHDASTNIMRRIMQDSGVEVIHLAHNRSVQELVDTAIAEDAQGIAMSSYQGGHMEAFKYMIDLLKEKNASHIKVFGGGGGVIVADEIKELEQYGVAKIYSPEDGASMGLQGMINHMVELLDFPTLPYHDLQPDHLLWNNPKAIAGYISAVQQAKIGGQDNLGQLMAAISPLAEKNHPPVIGITGTGGAGKSSLTDEILVRFLHDLKDIRIAVICCDPSRKKTGGALLGDRIRMNSLSQSENIYMRSLATRDSASEVSEALPEAIQVAKAAGFDLIIAETAGIGQGDSKITEIADVAIYVMTSEYGAPSQLEKIDMLDYADIIVVNKFEKKGSDDAIRDIRKQVQRNHKAWDMAAEDFPVYGTIASKFNDDGITALYHGIIEELKKKTGLELHPSLPKPAEKMSSSKTIVIPSQRIRYLAEISDTVRSYHNTTKKQATAVRRHHHLQKSLEILLADDQDKPEVAKLLGHLKEKTAALAGAISQETSGLLHGWEKTKEDYSGDQLVYTVRNRKICVPLVTQSLSHSKIRKVALPKFTDPADIYTWMRKENLPGYFPYTGGVFPMKRTGEDPTRMFAGEGGPAQTNKRFKLLSENYPAKRLSTAFDSVTLYGWDPAIRPDIYGKIGTSGVSICTLDDLKLLYDGFDLCSPTTSVSMTINGPAPIILAMFMNTAIDQQVEKFAAEHNRRPDTSEYAEIKALVLANVRGTVQADILKEDQGQNTCIFSIEFALKMMGDIQEYFIANKVKNFYSVSVSGYHIAEAGANPLTQLALTLSNGFTYVEYYLARGMSIDEIAPNLSFFFSNGMDPEYTVIGRVARRIWAVAMREKYGASTTSQRLKYHIQTSGRSLHSQEIQFNDTRTTLQALCAIYDNCNSLHTNAYDEAITTPSSESVRRALAIQLIINREWGLAKNENPNQGSFIVEELTDLVEEAVLAEFDRLTERGGVLGAMETGYQRSKIQEESMYYERQKHSGELPIIGVNTFRNPNADFDALNATLELARSTDDEKNEQISRLASFHERHKHESEAALSRLQGVALSGGNIFAELLDTVKSCSLGQIANALYAVGGRYRRNM, via the coding sequence ATGAATGCGAATGTTGTAGTCTACCGGCCGAAAAACCTTGTACGAGTAATCACCGCCACCTCCCTTTTCGACGGCCATGATGCCTCCACCAACATCATGCGCAGGATTATGCAGGACTCAGGGGTTGAAGTTATCCATCTGGCGCATAACCGCTCGGTTCAAGAACTGGTTGACACAGCCATCGCCGAAGACGCTCAGGGTATCGCCATGTCGAGCTACCAGGGCGGGCATATGGAAGCCTTCAAATACATGATCGACCTTTTAAAGGAGAAAAACGCCTCGCATATTAAGGTCTTCGGCGGCGGCGGCGGGGTCATTGTCGCCGACGAGATAAAAGAACTCGAACAATACGGTGTGGCGAAGATCTATTCTCCTGAGGACGGCGCCTCGATGGGCCTCCAGGGAATGATTAACCATATGGTTGAACTCCTCGATTTTCCGACCCTTCCCTACCACGACCTGCAGCCGGATCATCTGCTCTGGAACAACCCGAAGGCCATCGCCGGCTATATCTCCGCTGTCCAGCAGGCCAAGATCGGCGGCCAGGACAATCTTGGTCAGCTCATGGCGGCTATCAGCCCGCTTGCCGAGAAAAACCACCCGCCGGTCATTGGCATTACCGGTACCGGTGGCGCCGGCAAGTCATCGCTCACCGACGAGATACTTGTCAGGTTCCTCCATGATCTGAAAGATATCCGCATTGCCGTCATCTGCTGCGATCCCTCCCGGAAGAAAACCGGCGGCGCCTTGCTCGGCGACCGTATCCGCATGAATTCGCTCAGCCAGTCGGAAAACATCTATATGCGCAGCCTGGCAACCAGGGATTCTGCCAGCGAGGTCTCCGAGGCACTGCCGGAGGCAATCCAGGTGGCAAAGGCCGCCGGCTTCGATCTGATCATTGCCGAAACCGCCGGCATAGGCCAGGGCGATTCGAAGATCACCGAAATCGCCGATGTTGCCATCTATGTCATGACCAGCGAGTACGGCGCCCCGTCGCAGCTGGAGAAAATCGACATGCTCGACTACGCCGACATCATCGTCGTCAATAAATTTGAAAAAAAGGGCAGCGACGATGCCATTCGTGATATCCGCAAGCAGGTGCAGCGCAACCACAAGGCCTGGGACATGGCGGCGGAGGACTTCCCGGTATACGGCACCATCGCCTCAAAATTCAACGACGACGGCATCACCGCCCTCTACCATGGAATTATCGAGGAACTGAAGAAGAAAACCGGCCTGGAGCTCCACCCCAGCCTGCCCAAGCCGGCGGAGAAGATGTCCTCGTCCAAGACTATCGTCATCCCCTCGCAACGCATTCGCTACCTGGCCGAGATCTCGGATACGGTCCGCAGCTACCACAATACCACCAAAAAACAGGCCACAGCGGTTCGCCGCCACCACCACCTGCAGAAAAGCCTGGAAATATTGCTGGCCGACGATCAGGACAAGCCGGAGGTTGCCAAACTGCTCGGCCACCTGAAGGAAAAAACCGCCGCTCTGGCCGGGGCCATCAGCCAAGAAACCTCCGGCCTCCTGCATGGCTGGGAAAAAACCAAGGAAGACTATTCCGGCGACCAGTTGGTGTATACGGTGCGCAACCGGAAAATCTGCGTGCCCCTCGTCACTCAGTCCTTGTCCCACTCCAAGATTCGCAAGGTGGCATTACCAAAATTCACCGATCCGGCAGATATTTACACCTGGATGCGCAAGGAAAATCTACCCGGCTACTTCCCCTACACCGGCGGGGTCTTCCCGATGAAACGAACGGGCGAAGACCCAACCCGGATGTTCGCCGGCGAGGGCGGCCCTGCCCAGACCAACAAGCGCTTCAAACTGCTTTCCGAGAATTATCCGGCCAAACGGCTGTCCACCGCCTTTGATTCCGTTACCCTCTATGGCTGGGACCCGGCGATTCGCCCGGATATCTACGGCAAGATCGGCACCTCGGGAGTCAGCATCTGCACCCTTGACGATCTGAAACTTCTCTACGACGGCTTTGACCTGTGTTCACCGACGACCTCGGTGTCCATGACCATCAACGGCCCGGCGCCGATCATCCTGGCGATGTTCATGAATACCGCCATCGACCAGCAGGTGGAAAAATTCGCCGCAGAGCATAACCGCCGTCCGGACACCTCGGAATACGCTGAGATCAAAGCCCTGGTCCTCGCCAACGTCCGGGGCACCGTCCAGGCGGATATCCTCAAGGAAGACCAGGGGCAGAACACCTGCATCTTCTCCATCGAATTTGCCTTAAAGATGATGGGCGACATTCAGGAGTACTTCATCGCCAATAAGGTCAAGAACTTCTATTCGGTGTCGGTGTCCGGCTATCATATCGCCGAGGCCGGGGCCAACCCGCTGACCCAGCTGGCTTTGACCCTTTCCAACGGCTTCACCTACGTTGAATACTATCTGGCGCGGGGCATGTCCATTGACGAGATAGCCCCGAACCTGTCGTTCTTCTTCTCCAACGGTATGGACCCCGAATACACCGTTATCGGCCGGGTCGCCAGGCGCATCTGGGCGGTTGCCATGCGCGAAAAATACGGCGCCTCAACCACTTCCCAACGGCTCAAATACCATATCCAGACCTCCGGCCGGTCGCTGCACAGCCAGGAAATCCAGTTTAACGATACCCGCACCACCCTGCAGGCCCTTTGCGCCATCTATGACAACTGCAACAGCCTGCACACCAACGCCTACGACGAGGCGATCACCACCCCATCCTCGGAATCGGTGCGCCGGGCGCTGGCTATTCAACTGATTATCAACCGGGAATGGGGCCTGGCGAAAAACGAAAACCCCAACCAGGGCAGTTTTATTGTCGAGGAACTTACCGACCTCGTCGAGGAAGCGGTCCTGGCGGAATTTGACCGGCTCACCGAACGGGGCGGCGTTCTCGGTGCCATGGAAACCGGCTACCAGCGGAGCAAGATCCAGGAAGAATCGATGTATTACGAGCGCCAGAAGCATTCAGGCGAATTGCCGATCATCGGCGTCAACACCTTCCGTAACCCGAATGCCGACTTCGATGCCCTGAATGCCACCCTGGAATTGGCCCGGTCCACCGATGACGAAAAGAACGAGCAGATCAGCAGACTTGCCTCCTTCCATGAACGCCATAAACATGAAAGCGAGGCGGCTCTCAGCCGATTGCAAGGGGTTGCCCTCTCCGGTGGCAATATCTTTGCCGAGCTCCTGGATACGGTGAAATCCTGCAGTCTCGGGCAGATCGCCAACGCATTGTACGCGGTGGGAGGGCGGTACCGGCGGAATATGTAG